In the genome of Hymenobacter cellulosivorans, one region contains:
- a CDS encoding polysaccharide deacetylase family protein, whose amino-acid sequence MHLHRLPEVMHRWLPNTIWRGPHAEMAASTLYLTFDDGPIPEETPWVLEQLAEFNAKALFFCVGDNLQRNPDIARAALAAGHQLGNHTHHHLSGWSTPAAQYYADIARCQQALDAVQSQAAPRFFRPPYGRITPGLNRQLEPQYRIVMWDLLTCDYDKDYAPEKCLRDALRLTRPGSVVVFHDSIKASRNLRYVLPRYLAHFAGQGYRFELL is encoded by the coding sequence ATGCATCTTCACCGTTTGCCCGAAGTAATGCACCGCTGGCTGCCCAATACTATCTGGCGCGGTCCGCACGCGGAAATGGCCGCCTCCACGCTCTACCTGACCTTCGATGACGGCCCGATTCCGGAGGAAACGCCCTGGGTGCTGGAGCAGTTGGCCGAATTCAACGCCAAAGCTCTGTTTTTCTGCGTGGGCGACAACCTGCAGCGTAACCCTGACATTGCCCGCGCGGCCCTGGCCGCTGGCCACCAACTTGGCAACCATACCCACCATCACCTCAGCGGCTGGAGCACGCCGGCCGCCCAGTACTACGCCGATATTGCCCGCTGCCAGCAGGCCCTCGACGCGGTGCAGAGCCAAGCGGCCCCGCGCTTTTTTCGTCCGCCCTACGGCCGCATTACGCCGGGTCTCAACCGCCAGCTGGAACCCCAGTACCGCATCGTCATGTGGGACTTGCTGACCTGCGACTACGATAAGGACTACGCGCCCGAAAAGTGCCTGCGCGACGCCCTGCGTCTGACGCGGCCTGGCTCCGTGGTGGTGTTTCACGACAGCATCAAGGCCAGCCGCAACCTGCGCTATGTGCTGCCGCGCTACCTGGCGCACTTCGCCGGGCAAGGCTACCGGTTTGAGCTGCTTTAG
- a CDS encoding asparaginase, giving the protein MPVTLSLVDITPAGHGTRPATSVLVIYTGGTVGMEYNKRGELVPMKFEQIRKKMPELRQLNMNISVLSLPQPIDSSNVTATDWLGLAAIIEENYAQYDGFVVLHGTDTMAYSAAALSYLLENLGKTVVFTGSQVPVGRIRTDARRNLITALDIAVARHAKAGTVRVPEVCVFFNDLLIRGNRAKKVESQQYNAFRSENYPPLARAGIEVEFDDMQVRHLPSAPLRVHQHLDERVVILKLFPGITERIVRAVLEVDDLRGCVLETYGSGNAPTAPWFLRCLGDAHARGVQILNVSQCEEGRVIQGQYETSSQLTELGIIGGEDITTEAAITKLMFVLGLNRSPRETAHLLAQDLRGEISLG; this is encoded by the coding sequence ATGCCCGTTACCCTTTCCCTGGTTGATATTACGCCGGCCGGCCACGGTACCCGGCCCGCTACGTCGGTGCTGGTTATCTATACCGGTGGCACGGTTGGCATGGAGTATAATAAGCGTGGGGAACTGGTGCCGATGAAGTTCGAGCAGATCCGCAAGAAAATGCCCGAGCTGCGGCAGCTCAACATGAATATTTCGGTGCTGAGCTTGCCCCAGCCCATCGACTCGTCGAACGTGACGGCCACCGACTGGCTGGGGCTGGCCGCCATTATCGAGGAAAATTATGCGCAGTACGACGGCTTCGTGGTGCTGCACGGCACCGATACCATGGCGTACTCGGCGGCGGCGTTGAGCTATTTGCTCGAAAATCTGGGTAAAACGGTGGTGTTTACCGGCTCCCAGGTGCCCGTGGGTCGTATCCGCACCGACGCCCGCCGCAACCTGATAACGGCCCTGGACATTGCCGTGGCCCGGCACGCCAAAGCCGGCACCGTGCGTGTGCCTGAAGTATGCGTGTTCTTCAACGACCTGCTGATTCGCGGCAACCGGGCCAAAAAGGTGGAAAGCCAGCAGTACAACGCTTTTCGCAGCGAAAATTACCCGCCCCTGGCCCGGGCCGGTATTGAGGTGGAATTCGACGATATGCAGGTGCGCCATCTGCCTTCTGCGCCCTTGCGCGTGCACCAGCACCTCGATGAGCGAGTCGTGATTCTAAAGCTGTTTCCCGGCATCACCGAGCGGATCGTGCGGGCCGTGCTGGAGGTCGACGACCTGCGCGGCTGCGTGCTCGAAACCTACGGCTCGGGCAATGCGCCCACCGCGCCGTGGTTTTTGCGCTGCCTCGGCGATGCCCACGCCCGCGGCGTACAGATTCTCAACGTGAGCCAGTGCGAGGAAGGCCGCGTGATTCAGGGGCAGTACGAAACCAGCTCCCAACTCACTGAGCTGGGCATCATTGGCGGTGAGGACATCACCACCGAAGCCGCCATCACCAAGCTCATGTTTGTGCTGGGCCTAAACCGCAGCCCCCGCGAAACAGCCCATTTGCTGGCCCAGGACCTGCGCGGCGAAATATCTTTAGGCTAA
- a CDS encoding oligosaccharide flippase family protein encodes MGPPTGLDGGGLRFLRNFGFHLGPGCIKKFFGNISFVVLLNLLVKPGWVVLESLVQDRLGHAAFGTFTALFNWTLIVASVSDLGTTQLTTKRVAATPEFLTEYFPTLLPLKGWLSVLFLLVMVGSGWLLGYHGHTLTLLTLTGASLLVTQYTQFLRGTLQAHQRFNTDAMLSVLEKALLLVLVLALIPVGITLDRYVGARAVAVLFTFVVLYGLVTRLYGRVRYKLRWDHASSLLRASLPLALITLVYGLNERVDMLMLERLASPSEAGYYAAAYRWVDVLMMYLWTVLPLFFAKFAYATGKPKEQQELLWFGQRVVTVPLLFMCAFVLFRGEVLFWQFTHSTAAELEQMTRSLKILFVNVLVHAFFAIYSTLLTSTNHEKPVSWLVAGSIGLNVLLNVFLLPRYGAVAAALNTLLCVVFVSGGYLWLVSRRTGVIIPWGTIGRLLLAFGLLCGVFWGLQQLLNHWLLEAIGAGLAFIAILFGTGIVRVAELKALRR; translated from the coding sequence GTGGGGCCTCCAACAGGGTTAGATGGGGGCGGGCTGCGGTTTTTGCGTAATTTTGGCTTCCATTTAGGCCCTGGCTGTATCAAAAAGTTTTTCGGAAATATCAGTTTCGTCGTCCTGCTGAACCTGCTGGTGAAGCCGGGCTGGGTGGTACTTGAGAGCCTAGTGCAGGACCGGCTGGGCCACGCCGCCTTCGGTACGTTCACGGCGTTGTTCAACTGGACGCTGATTGTAGCCTCCGTGTCCGATTTGGGTACTACCCAGCTCACTACCAAGCGCGTAGCGGCCACCCCGGAGTTTCTGACCGAGTACTTTCCCACGCTGTTGCCCCTGAAAGGCTGGCTGTCGGTGCTGTTTCTGCTGGTGATGGTGGGCAGCGGCTGGCTGCTGGGCTACCACGGCCATACGCTCACGCTGCTGACGCTTACCGGTGCCTCTTTATTAGTCACGCAGTACACGCAGTTTTTGCGCGGCACATTGCAGGCCCATCAGCGCTTCAATACCGATGCGATGTTGTCGGTGCTGGAAAAAGCCCTGCTGCTGGTGCTGGTGCTAGCTCTGATTCCGGTGGGCATTACCCTGGACCGCTACGTAGGAGCCCGAGCCGTGGCCGTGCTTTTTACGTTTGTGGTGCTCTATGGCCTAGTGACGCGGCTCTACGGGCGGGTGCGCTACAAGCTCCGCTGGGACCACGCCAGCAGCCTGCTCCGCGCCAGCCTGCCCCTGGCCCTGATTACGCTGGTGTATGGCCTCAACGAGCGGGTCGATATGCTGATGCTGGAGCGGCTGGCCTCCCCGTCCGAGGCGGGTTACTACGCGGCCGCCTACCGCTGGGTCGATGTCCTTATGATGTACCTCTGGACGGTGCTGCCGCTGTTTTTTGCCAAGTTTGCCTACGCCACTGGCAAGCCTAAGGAGCAGCAGGAGCTGCTTTGGTTCGGGCAGCGCGTGGTGACGGTGCCGCTGCTGTTCATGTGTGCCTTCGTGCTGTTTCGCGGGGAAGTGCTGTTCTGGCAGTTCACCCACAGCACGGCCGCCGAACTGGAGCAGATGACGCGCAGCCTCAAAATCCTGTTCGTGAATGTGCTGGTGCATGCCTTCTTTGCCATTTACAGCACCCTGCTTACCAGCACCAACCACGAAAAACCCGTGAGCTGGCTCGTAGCCGGCAGCATCGGGCTCAATGTGCTGCTCAACGTGTTTCTGCTGCCGCGCTATGGGGCGGTGGCCGCAGCTCTGAACACGCTGCTGTGTGTCGTGTTCGTCTCGGGCGGCTACCTGTGGCTGGTGAGTCGGCGCACGGGCGTAATTATTCCCTGGGGCACCATTGGGCGGCTGCTGCTGGCCTTTGGGCTGCTCTGTGGCGTGTTCTGGGGCCTGCAGCAGCTGCTGAATCATTGGTTGCTCGAAGCCATAGGAGCGGGGCTGGCCTTTATTGCCATTCTCTTCGGCACCGGCATCGTGCGGGTTGCCGAACTCAAAGCCTTGCGCCGCTGA
- a CDS encoding TatD family hydrolase, whose protein sequence is MQLTDSHAHIYSEQFKTDRDEALHRAYEAGVTTIVMPNIDHTSIDSMLETEARFPQQCFSMMGLHPCSVDKDFARELYLVEEWLGKRPFAAVGECGIDLYWDKTTLAWQQEALRVQVELAKKHGLPLVLHTRDAFQETADIIEAAQDGTLTGVFHCFSGTPEEAARVLRLGFKLGIGGVATFKNGGADKFLPDIALEHLLLETDCPYLAPVPHRGKRNEPSYLPLIARRVAELLRKDPAEIAEATTRNAQQLFKL, encoded by the coding sequence ATGCAACTCACCGACTCCCACGCGCATATCTACTCCGAACAGTTCAAAACGGACCGCGACGAGGCCCTGCACCGCGCCTACGAGGCCGGCGTCACGACTATCGTCATGCCCAACATCGACCACACCAGCATCGACAGCATGCTCGAAACCGAGGCCCGCTTCCCACAGCAGTGCTTTTCGATGATGGGTCTGCACCCGTGTTCAGTGGATAAGGACTTTGCGCGGGAGCTGTACCTGGTAGAAGAATGGCTCGGCAAGCGCCCGTTTGCGGCAGTAGGGGAGTGCGGCATCGATTTGTATTGGGACAAAACCACGCTGGCCTGGCAGCAGGAAGCCCTGCGGGTGCAGGTAGAACTGGCCAAAAAGCACGGCCTGCCACTGGTGCTCCACACCCGCGACGCCTTCCAGGAAACCGCCGACATCATCGAGGCCGCCCAGGATGGCACGCTCACCGGCGTGTTTCACTGCTTTTCGGGCACTCCGGAAGAAGCGGCGCGGGTGCTGCGACTGGGCTTTAAGCTGGGCATCGGCGGGGTGGCTACGTTCAAGAACGGCGGGGCCGACAAGTTTCTGCCCGACATTGCCCTGGAGCACCTGCTGCTCGAAACCGACTGCCCTTATCTGGCCCCCGTGCCCCACCGCGGCAAGCGCAACGAGCCGTCTTACCTGCCCCTGATTGCCCGCCGCGTGGCCGAGCTGCTGCGTAAAGACCCCGCGGAAATTGCCGAAGCTACTACCCGCAATGCCCAGCAGCTGTTTAAGTTGTAG
- a CDS encoding glycosyltransferase, translated as MLLLTTYFTLWFLILAASTLLFWVRRRPAPAPLPQPWPRVSILIAARNEEAAIGRCLRAIRALSYPPELVEVLLGDDASTDQTRAVAEAVMPGYTGNFRCITITEPLGLARGKANVLAHLARAATTEFFFITDADIAVPTGWVQGLLPFAQPEVGTVTGLTVVEGPRLFDRLQGLDWLQSLGLVQVVSDFGRPVTAMGNNMLVTRAAYEATGGYEQLPFSVTEDYALFQAVLKQGFTFRNVFRPEVLAASLPISTPGRLLHQRRRWMQGVEALPWWLQGGLLFYAGFYPLLLVLAWVAGPLAAVSVLAAKMLLQGLLAAACYHRAGRRMPWHLLPAFELYTIALTISLSVFRLLPLAFDWKGRVYK; from the coding sequence ATGCTGCTGCTCACCACCTATTTCACGCTCTGGTTTCTGATTCTGGCTGCCTCCACGCTGCTGTTTTGGGTTCGGCGACGGCCAGCCCCGGCGCCGCTACCCCAGCCCTGGCCCCGGGTCAGCATCCTCATTGCCGCTCGCAACGAGGAAGCCGCCATCGGCCGCTGCCTGCGCGCTATCCGGGCCCTGAGCTACCCGCCGGAGCTGGTGGAAGTGTTGCTCGGCGACGATGCTTCCACCGACCAGACGCGGGCTGTGGCTGAAGCCGTGATGCCGGGCTATACTGGAAACTTTCGCTGTATCACCATCACTGAGCCGCTGGGGTTAGCCCGGGGCAAGGCCAATGTGCTGGCACACCTGGCCCGCGCCGCTACCACCGAGTTTTTTTTCATCACCGACGCCGACATTGCCGTGCCTACCGGCTGGGTTCAGGGCCTGCTGCCGTTTGCCCAACCCGAGGTTGGCACCGTCACGGGGCTGACGGTGGTCGAGGGCCCGCGCCTGTTCGACCGGCTTCAGGGCCTCGACTGGCTGCAGTCGTTGGGGCTGGTGCAGGTCGTGTCGGATTTTGGCCGGCCCGTCACGGCTATGGGCAACAATATGCTGGTCACACGGGCGGCCTACGAGGCCACCGGTGGCTACGAGCAGCTACCATTTTCCGTCACGGAGGATTACGCCTTGTTTCAAGCAGTACTGAAGCAGGGCTTCACGTTTCGCAACGTGTTTCGGCCCGAAGTGCTGGCCGCCTCGCTGCCCATCAGTACGCCCGGGCGGCTGCTGCACCAGCGGCGACGCTGGATGCAGGGCGTGGAGGCCCTGCCGTGGTGGCTGCAGGGCGGATTGCTGTTCTACGCCGGCTTTTACCCGCTGCTGCTGGTGCTGGCCTGGGTGGCCGGGCCACTGGCGGCCGTGAGTGTGCTGGCAGCTAAAATGCTGCTGCAGGGCCTGTTGGCGGCCGCCTGCTACCACCGTGCCGGCCGCCGCATGCCCTGGCACCTGCTGCCCGCCTTCGAACTCTATACCATTGCCCTCACCATTAGCCTGAGCGTATTCCGCCTGTTGCCGCTGGCCTTCGACTGGAAAGGCCGCGTGTATAAATAA
- a CDS encoding TlpA disulfide reductase family protein yields the protein MRKKLLSSLLLAPCLACAQPSYPFVVKGRIGRLDAPAKVYLMYGARVDSAWLRNGKFELKGTTDLPFPAELVLERQGKRRDKLHGEGAYFKSPDRTTVMLEPGPVVITSSDSLRNAHITGGSLTADYQQLHTIEDAIFSKPKTAPQEQLQAYIQAKKAFIKANPSSWMSLYVLWQLNQVEQPQYAEVAPLYEAFSSALRNSEPGRRYGELLQGLQATQVRAPVPAGDLTGTPAPAFTQPTPDGQPVSLVNYCGKYVLIDFWASWCGPCRKENPALLQAYNIYHGRNFEILGVSLDDEKSRTKWVKAIADDHLPWTQVSDLRGWKNQAALLYGVQAIPQNFLVDPMGNIVAIDLHGEKLQTTLAQFIE from the coding sequence ATGAGAAAAAAACTGCTTAGCTCCCTGTTGCTAGCCCCGTGCTTGGCTTGTGCGCAACCGTCTTACCCATTCGTTGTAAAAGGGAGGATTGGCCGGTTGGACGCTCCAGCCAAAGTTTACCTGATGTACGGCGCACGAGTGGATTCGGCCTGGCTACGAAATGGGAAATTCGAGCTGAAAGGCACCACGGATCTGCCCTTCCCGGCCGAGTTGGTATTGGAGCGTCAGGGCAAACGGCGAGACAAGCTACACGGGGAAGGGGCGTATTTTAAGTCGCCCGACCGAACGACGGTCATGCTAGAGCCCGGCCCGGTGGTCATCACCAGTTCCGATTCGCTCCGCAACGCGCACATCACGGGTGGCTCTCTCACCGCAGACTATCAGCAGCTGCACACAATAGAGGACGCTATTTTCAGCAAGCCAAAAACCGCCCCCCAAGAACAACTACAAGCTTATATCCAAGCTAAAAAGGCCTTTATCAAAGCGAATCCTTCTTCGTGGATGAGCCTGTATGTGCTCTGGCAACTCAATCAGGTCGAGCAGCCCCAGTATGCCGAGGTTGCTCCACTCTATGAAGCGTTCAGCTCCGCCTTGCGTAACAGTGAGCCCGGCCGCCGATATGGCGAGTTGCTCCAAGGGCTACAGGCAACTCAAGTGCGCGCGCCGGTACCTGCTGGTGATCTTACCGGCACTCCCGCCCCTGCGTTTACCCAGCCTACACCCGATGGTCAGCCCGTATCGCTTGTGAATTACTGTGGTAAGTACGTTCTGATCGACTTCTGGGCCTCCTGGTGTGGCCCCTGCCGTAAAGAGAACCCCGCCCTGCTCCAAGCTTATAATATCTATCACGGCCGAAACTTCGAGATTCTTGGAGTCTCGTTGGACGATGAGAAAAGCCGCACGAAATGGGTGAAAGCGATTGCCGATGATCACTTGCCCTGGACGCAAGTGTCGGATTTACGCGGCTGGAAGAATCAGGCTGCTCTCCTGTATGGCGTGCAAGCCATTCCACAGAATTTTTTGGTGGACCCGATGGGCAACATCGTGGCGATTGACCTACATGGGGAAAAACTACAAACCACACTAGCGCAATTTATTGAATAG
- a CDS encoding glycosyltransferase family 4 protein — protein sequence MNIAVNVRFLLPGDKLEGIGRFSFETLSRLVRQHPEHTFHFLFDRAYDPRYLFADNVVPHVLLPPARHPFLFVAWFEGAVASWLNKHRPAVFLSPDGFTTLRTKVPRLTVIHDLAFEHFPQDVDWLQRKYYHYFTPKFVRASARIVAVSEATKQDLVKTYGTPADKIRVVYNAADAHFRPLPAEEQQDVRDRFSAGKPYFLFVGALQPRKNLVNLLQAFDQFKTRTGSATKLLIVGRTAWKAGAMFDTYQQMQHRGAVHLTGRVTDVELVQLYAAAQATVYVPYFEGFGIPIIEAQACASPVLTSNCSSMPEVAGEAALLVDPLSVASITEGLTHLETDATLRTELVQQGLTNVQRFSWVRSAEQIWQNIVEVTAGQLPR from the coding sequence TTGAATATTGCCGTTAACGTCCGTTTCCTGCTGCCCGGCGACAAGCTCGAAGGCATAGGCCGTTTCAGCTTCGAAACGCTCAGCCGCCTGGTGCGGCAGCACCCCGAGCACACCTTTCATTTCCTCTTCGACAGGGCCTACGACCCGCGCTACTTGTTTGCCGACAACGTGGTGCCCCACGTGTTGCTGCCCCCGGCCCGCCACCCGTTTCTGTTCGTGGCCTGGTTTGAAGGGGCCGTGGCTAGTTGGCTCAATAAGCACCGCCCGGCCGTGTTTCTGAGCCCGGACGGCTTTACCACGCTGCGTACCAAAGTGCCCCGCCTGACGGTGATTCACGACCTGGCCTTCGAGCATTTCCCCCAGGACGTAGACTGGCTGCAGCGCAAGTACTACCACTATTTTACGCCGAAGTTCGTGCGGGCTTCGGCACGCATCGTGGCCGTTTCGGAGGCTACCAAGCAGGACCTGGTTAAGACCTACGGCACCCCGGCCGACAAAATCCGGGTGGTCTACAACGCCGCCGATGCCCACTTTCGGCCCCTGCCGGCCGAGGAGCAGCAGGACGTGCGGGACCGGTTCAGCGCCGGCAAACCCTACTTTTTGTTTGTGGGGGCCCTGCAGCCGCGCAAGAATCTGGTGAATCTGCTGCAAGCCTTCGACCAGTTTAAAACCCGCACCGGCTCGGCAACCAAGCTGCTCATCGTGGGCCGCACAGCCTGGAAAGCCGGAGCCATGTTCGACACCTACCAGCAGATGCAGCACCGCGGGGCTGTGCACCTCACCGGCCGTGTCACCGACGTGGAGCTGGTGCAGCTCTACGCGGCGGCCCAGGCCACGGTGTACGTGCCGTATTTCGAGGGTTTTGGCATTCCTATCATCGAGGCTCAGGCCTGCGCCTCCCCGGTGCTGACTTCGAACTGCAGCTCCATGCCCGAGGTGGCCGGCGAGGCCGCCCTGCTCGTCGACCCGCTGTCGGTAGCCTCCATTACCGAAGGTCTGACCCACCTGGAAACCGATGCCACACTGCGTACCGAGCTGGTGCAGCAAGGCCTGACCAACGTGCAGCGCTTTTCCTGGGTGCGCAGTGCCGAGCAAATCTGGCAGAACATTGTTGAAGTCACGGCCGGGCAGCTGCCCCGATAA